The DNA window GAACATCGGATGATGTTTCTTCCTTTGTGATTGTGCTGGAGCCCGATGGGTACGGAAGTGTTCTTTATTCCGCTTTTGAAAAAGCCTGGGATTCCGGAAAAGCACCCTGCCGTGTTGTGAAATGGAAAGGCGGTCAGGATGAGCCGTGTGATGAGATCAAGTCCGTTATTGCCGGAAAACCTAGAGTGATATGGCTTTCCGGGTCGCCTCAATGGATTAATCAAGTCTACTCCAGAATAATGAGCCTGGGATATTCGGGTTTTTTTCTGGTACCCTCATATTTCGATCAGCATATGGCCAGGCGGGTTCCTCCAGGTTACTTGAATCGATTTATTTTTGTTAGGCCCTGCGTCGGTGATCCTGAATACCATCCCTGGAATTCCTTCTTCGAGCGGTTCAAGAGAAAGTTTCTGCGGGCACCTGAATGGATAGACAGCCTCTTTTACGATGCGGCCACTGTTTACGCATCTTACGTTAAAAGCCTGCGCTTGAGAAAAACAGGGCCTTCGGTAACGGTCGCCGATTTTCGGGCTTTCCTGGGAAGGCAGGAATATTTTGAAGGTGTAAGCGGAATTATGCGTTTTTCCCAAGAAGGCCGCGTCAGCGGATCTTTTCATCTTGCCCTGTTCAAAGGCGGGATGTTTGTCCCTGCAACGAATTCTATATGCGAAAGTTCAGGCCTTAAGGGTTGTTCCCGAGAATCGGCGAATACTTCGGGTAAAGATAAATAAAACCGGGCTTCCTCGGTGCGCCCCCTTTTTGCGCAACCTGCTGCATAAATACGGCACTTTTTCTCGAGCATTTTTAACGCCTCCTGCCTTTGTCCTTTTGACAGAGGCTCTTTGATCAGCAACTTTACAATTGCCTGAATGCGATACCTGTCGAGGGCAGGCACAGATGAAGATAACTGGTCTTCGTGTCCTCCTCTTTTTATAACAAGGGGTTCTTTCAAAAGCCCGACGGGATGGCGGCATCCTATCCTGAGCCACAGGTCGTAGTCCTCGCAGGCGGGGAGGTTTTCGTCGAAAAGCCCTACCTCGTCGAAAAGCTTCCTGTGAATCATAACGGCAGAAGGGCTTATCAGACATCGTTCAAGAAGGCGCTCGAAGCAGAGTCCTTCCGGTTTTTTATGGTATTTCCTGGGATTTACTCTTCGGCCCTTTCGTATCCAGATTTCTTCTGTTTGAGATATGAGCAAATGAGGGTTAGCAAGGATAAAGGCCCAGTGCCTGAAGAGCTTTTCGGGTTTCCACAGATCGTCTGAGTCCAGAAAAGCGATCCATTCGCCGGAGGAGATGCATATCCCCCGGTTCCTTGCGCTGCTTACCCCTGAGTGTTCCTGGTAGAAATAGGTTATTTGAGGGATAAAGCTATCGACGACCCGAGAGGTTTCGTCGGTAGAACCGTCATCTACGACGATTATTTCCAGCGGACGGACGAACTTCTGAGCCAGTACCGATTTTATTGCTTCGACGAGAAAGCGGGCCCTGTTGTAAGCTGGAATTATAACACTTACGGGAATGGTTGTGTTCATCTTGCATCATGAATCGTCGAGTTGCCGTAATGCCTGAACCACGTTGTGAATCAGCCACTGAGGGGTTGATGCGCCGGCAGAAACACCCACGGTTTTGTATCGGGACATTTCTTTCATGTTGAGATCTTTCTCTGTTTCCACATGGTATGTGGGTATTCCCGTGGAGCGGGCAACTTCGGCAAGCCTTATCGTGTTTCCGCTGTGGTATCCCCCGACGATCACCATGGCCTCCACAATTCCGGCCAGCTTGCGAACTTCTTCCTGTCTTTCTCTCGTGGCCCCGCATATTGTATGTTTAACAACGCCCCCGGGAAACTTCCTCCGAAAGGCTTCCACTATCCCGGCAAAGGTCTTCTCGTTCTGGGTGGTCTGCGCTACCAGGAGCACCTTTGAACATCCCTGTGGAATCTTTTCCAGGTCATTGACATTTTGAATAACTATGCCTCTACCTTCTGCGTAACCTTTTAGACCGATGACCTCGGCATGGTTTTCGTCCCCCACGATGATGGTGCTGTATCCCTTGCGGGCATACTGCTTTATGACGGCCTGAACTCTTGCAACCCGTTTGCAGGTTGCGTTTATTACACGATGGGCTTTACGATACAGCTCCTTTCTCACACCGGGGGGTACGCCGTGAGCACGAATGACCACGATTTTGCCGGTTGCTTCGTCCGGAGATTGAATCTCCTCCACGCCCCTTTCTTTAAGCATTGCCAGTACCTGATGGTTGTGTATAAGAGGGCCCAGAGTGCAGATGCATTCGTCGGCCTTTTTGTTACGGATTGCCTCGAGAGTCATCTCAAGAGCATATCGCACTCCGTTGCAGAATCCCGCGGTTTTTGCGACGATAATCTTCATCCTGTTAACTCTCCCCGATCAACTTTTTTGCTTCAAGGAACGACACATTGCTTTTGAGAATTACCTGTTCAAACCATCTGTCGAAAGCACTTAGCATTTCTTTGACCGTTTTGCTCTCATTTATCTTTCCCCGGAATTCCGAGGATGCCGGGCAACCTCTGGAGAACCACATAAGGTTTTTTCTTATTATAGCCGGATTACGCAAAAAAGAAAGTTCTTCAGGTGCTTCTGCCAGAAGCCTGATGTAAGCTTTTGCCGTACCGTGAAAGACTGACCAATCGTCAGGGGGTGGGTTCACAGAGTCCGGCCTGAAGTGAGCTGCGCCTGCCTGGAAGAGCCAGGGGTTTCCTAGAGCGCCTCTGCCGATCATAATCCCGTCACAGCCCGTTTCCCCGTACATCCTGAGCAGATCTTTCAAAGATCCAACGTCCCCGTTTCCTATCACCGGAACCCGGATGTCTTTTTTAACCTTTTTTATCCATTCCCATTGAGCCTGCCCGGAATAGAGCTGCTTTGCGGTTCTGGCATGGATTGTAATGGCCGCAACTCCCAGTTCTTCAAGATTTTTGGCAACTTCGCATATGTTTATCGATCCTGAATCCCATCCGAGTCTGAGTTTTACCGTTACCGGCAGAGTAGATGTTTTCTTAACCCTCTCCACAATCCTGTAGAGGCGGCTGGGTTCTCTCAGAAGAGCTGCTCCTGCTCCTTTCCGGACAACCTTCGGTACAGGACAACCGGCATTAATGTCAACTACCGGGGCTCCCAGATCCTCCAGGATTTTTACCGCTTCTTCGAAGGATGCAGGTTCCGATCCGAATAGCTGAAAGGCCTGCAGGGCAGGAATACTGGAATCAAGAGTCACGTATTTAAAGGATCCGGGATCCTTTCTTCTAAGGCCTTCAGCGCTGATCATTTCAGAAACCACCATTGCTGCACCGTGCATGGCAACAAGTCGGCGGAAAAGCGTGTGAGTTACTCCCGCCATGGGCGCCATTATAAGCGGATTGTCGAGCCGGAAGCCTCCAACAACAGGTCCCATAATGCGCCTCTTGCAGTAATTTTGCTTTTATCTATGATTGAAAAGCCTTTAAAAAGGTTTTTGCAAAAAAGCAGGTTATCAAAATGTCCGGGTTTAGACTAGGGGTGGTAATCCCTACAGAACTGGAAATGAGGCCTCTTTTAGGGACGGAATTTTGCGAGGTTTTCGATTTCTACGGTCAGATGCTCTGCGGCGTCAACTGGGATGATGATTTGTCGGTTATCTGCGTTACGACAGGTATCGGAAAGTCAAATGCAGCCTTTACGGTAGCTGCTCTTTTTTATGAACATAAGCCTCACTTTCTAATTCATGCGGGGTGTGCCGGGACTTATTTGAAAGATAAGGTTAAGGTGGGTGACGTTGTGTTCGTAACAGAAGCCCTGTTTGGAGACGACGGGATTATGCAGGACCGGGGAGTTATACAGTCTTATGAGATTATGGGCATTCCGGCACACAGAATCGGAGAAAGGTCTCTGTTCGACAGGGTGAGTATTTCGGAAAAACTTTTGTCTTTATTCATCGAAGCCTTGCCCGAGGGAACGTATCCTGGTCGGTATCCTTCGGAGGGTGAAGGCGGATTTTCGGTTGGGGGCTTCCGGTTGCACTACGGTTCAGCACTGTCGGTGTGCTCCGTAAGCGGCTCGGAGGATATTGCAAAAAAACGCTACGGGGCTTATGGTGCAGTGATCGAAGATCTGGAAACGGCTTCGGTCATGCTGGCCTGCGTGCGTCTTGGCCTTCCGGTAATTGCACTTCGGGGTGTGAGCAATGTGGCGGGCATAAGAGACAAAAAACGGTGGCGTGTAGAAGAGGCCATGTATAATACGGGCACGATTGTTCGAAAAAGCGTGCCAATTATAAAAAAATGGCTGATTAAACAGGAGCTGTCCTGATCATGACCAGGGAAATAACGCTGGGCATTTCTCCATGTCCAAATGATACGTTTATTTTCGGTCCTCTGATTACCGGCAGGGTCTCTCTACCCCGGACCCTTATCAGAGCTCACATAGCCGATGTCGAAGAGCTTAACGGGCTTGCCTGTAATGGTGCCCTTGACGTCGTTAAAATATCCGTTCACGCCTATCTGGACGTGTGGAGGGATTACTGTCTTCTTCCTGCCGGAGGAGCAATCGGCCGGGGAGTGGGACCGATAATGGTTTCAAGGCGCAGGATGTCCGGTGACGAATTGAAAAATGCCCGGGTTGCCATCCCGGGAAAGAGAACGACGGCTAATTTACTGCTGGAGTTATCAGGGCTTCACAGTGGCGAAAGGGTCGAAATGGTTTTTCATGAGATAATGCCCGCCGTCCAGAAAGGGCTGGTCGATGCCGGAGTCGTTATCCATGAAGGTAGGTGGACTTATAATTCTTACGGGCTTACGTGTGTTTGCGATCTGGCGGAGATGTGGGAAAATATGACCGGGCTTCCTCTTCCTCTAGGAGTTATTGCACTACGACGCGGTTTTCCAGAAGGTTTTGCAGAAGCAATTAAAGATGCAATCAGAGAAAGTATTCTTTATTCTCGGAAGCATACCGACGAGGTGATGACTTTGATCAGACGGTACGCCCAGGAGATGGACGACTGGATAATTATGAAACATATCGACTCCTTCGTTAACGAGTTTTCTCTCGACGTGGGTCAGGAAGGGCGCAGAGCTGTAAGGACTATTCTTCAGAAAGCATGCAGGAAGTTAGATGTGGCGGAACCGGAGTCTGTATTTTACGACGATGATGGACTCTAAAGGAGCGGTTGAGCTATGAGCTTATTTGATAAAATTTTTCTTTTTCCTTTTACCGTGTTGCCTGAGTCTTTTTACAGATTTGCCTCACTCGTACTGCCTTCCGTTAATGTGCTTGAAGTTTTGAGGCCACCGCAGTTTCCTCCGTGGAACAGAGGAGAATTAAGGGCGTTCCGGGTCATCAAAAGAGACGAAGATCGTCGTAAAATAGCCGCAATCTATCGAGGATATCAGGATCTCGCCAGGGTTCACGGTGAAAAGCATCTGATCGATACCATATCCTTACTGAAAGAACACGATGAGTGGGAAGAGTCGAGACTCAGGTTGAGGTCGGCTATCAGGACGCCGGAGGAAAATAAGGTATCGGACGAGTGGGTAAGGTTTGTTGAGGCCGCGCTCATAATGGAACTGGCGCGGGATCTTGACGAAAGAGATATTGAACTGGATGCTGATTTATCAAAAGTCCACGAGCTGGAGTCTCAATTCCGGCTGAGCCTGGGGCTTGAAGAAGAGTTCGATGAGGATGTGGACGATTCGGTCAGGATTACGGCCGAGCATCTTCCTCAAAGAAGTTATTTCGGCTATATGATCCCGAAGCGGATCACTTCGTGGTTGCGCCTTTACAGGCAGGCCTTTATTGGTGAACCTCTCGGTGCTCCGGTGCTACTTTGTGTTACCAGAGAGGTCGTCGAGGAACTGGTTGACCCTCTGAGAACGAAAATCGAACGGGCTGGCGGTGAATGGAAGGAAGAATTCGTGTTCAACGTAAGGGTTATCAACGTTTTCGAGAAAATGGCGGTTGAGGAATTCGAAAAATTCAGGACTGAG is part of the Thermodesulforhabdus norvegica genome and encodes:
- a CDS encoding ABC transporter substrate-binding protein, giving the protein MGLRRRPRRRRRRYVLLLLILIAASLLVYLKWPKSPEVSRERTPETEVVRPPGHDPGKIMALLPLSGPLKDEGLAARRGMELAFKDAGIEVSLYYVDWERENILSYVSERSFGVFFVQLPFSEILKIVERRPDAVIIAPTSSHEGLKELSQVFSFVATDGEEGKYVASLVKGTSDDVSSFVIVLEPDGYGSVLYSAFEKAWDSGKAPCRVVKWKGGQDEPCDEIKSVIAGKPRVIWLSGSPQWINQVYSRIMSLGYSGFFLVPSYFDQHMARRVPPGYLNRFIFVRPCVGDPEYHPWNSFFERFKRKFLRAPEWIDSLFYDAATVYASYVKSLRLRKTGPSVTVADFRAFLGRQEYFEGVSGIMRFSQEGRVSGSFHLALFKGGMFVPATNSICESSGLKGCSRESANTSGKDK
- a CDS encoding glycosyltransferase is translated as MNTTIPVSVIIPAYNRARFLVEAIKSVLAQKFVRPLEIIVVDDGSTDETSRVVDSFIPQITYFYQEHSGVSSARNRGICISSGEWIAFLDSDDLWKPEKLFRHWAFILANPHLLISQTEEIWIRKGRRVNPRKYHKKPEGLCFERLLERCLISPSAVMIHRKLFDEVGLFDENLPACEDYDLWLRIGCRHPVGLLKEPLVIKRGGHEDQLSSSVPALDRYRIQAIVKLLIKEPLSKGQRQEALKMLEKKCRIYAAGCAKRGRTEEARFYLSLPEVFADSREQPLRPELSHIEFVAGTNIPPLNRAR
- the ispH gene encoding 4-hydroxy-3-methylbut-2-enyl diphosphate reductase, giving the protein MKIIVAKTAGFCNGVRYALEMTLEAIRNKKADECICTLGPLIHNHQVLAMLKERGVEEIQSPDEATGKIVVIRAHGVPPGVRKELYRKAHRVINATCKRVARVQAVIKQYARKGYSTIIVGDENHAEVIGLKGYAEGRGIVIQNVNDLEKIPQGCSKVLLVAQTTQNEKTFAGIVEAFRRKFPGGVVKHTICGATRERQEEVRKLAGIVEAMVIVGGYHSGNTIRLAEVARSTGIPTYHVETEKDLNMKEMSRYKTVGVSAGASTPQWLIHNVVQALRQLDDS
- the dusB gene encoding tRNA dihydrouridine synthase DusB: MGPVVGGFRLDNPLIMAPMAGVTHTLFRRLVAMHGAAMVVSEMISAEGLRRKDPGSFKYVTLDSSIPALQAFQLFGSEPASFEEAVKILEDLGAPVVDINAGCPVPKVVRKGAGAALLREPSRLYRIVERVKKTSTLPVTVKLRLGWDSGSINICEVAKNLEELGVAAITIHARTAKQLYSGQAQWEWIKKVKKDIRVPVIGNGDVGSLKDLLRMYGETGCDGIMIGRGALGNPWLFQAGAAHFRPDSVNPPPDDWSVFHGTAKAYIRLLAEAPEELSFLRNPAIIRKNLMWFSRGCPASSEFRGKINESKTVKEMLSAFDRWFEQVILKSNVSFLEAKKLIGES
- the mqnB gene encoding futalosine hydrolase, which translates into the protein MSGFRLGVVIPTELEMRPLLGTEFCEVFDFYGQMLCGVNWDDDLSVICVTTGIGKSNAAFTVAALFYEHKPHFLIHAGCAGTYLKDKVKVGDVVFVTEALFGDDGIMQDRGVIQSYEIMGIPAHRIGERSLFDRVSISEKLLSLFIEALPEGTYPGRYPSEGEGGFSVGGFRLHYGSALSVCSVSGSEDIAKKRYGAYGAVIEDLETASVMLACVRLGLPVIALRGVSNVAGIRDKKRWRVEEAMYNTGTIVRKSVPIIKKWLIKQELS
- a CDS encoding 1,4-dihydroxy-6-naphthoate synthase; this encodes MTREITLGISPCPNDTFIFGPLITGRVSLPRTLIRAHIADVEELNGLACNGALDVVKISVHAYLDVWRDYCLLPAGGAIGRGVGPIMVSRRRMSGDELKNARVAIPGKRTTANLLLELSGLHSGERVEMVFHEIMPAVQKGLVDAGVVIHEGRWTYNSYGLTCVCDLAEMWENMTGLPLPLGVIALRRGFPEGFAEAIKDAIRESILYSRKHTDEVMTLIRRYAQEMDDWIIMKHIDSFVNEFSLDVGQEGRRAVRTILQKACRKLDVAEPESVFYDDDGL